Part of the Passer domesticus isolate bPasDom1 chromosome 8, bPasDom1.hap1, whole genome shotgun sequence genome is shown below.
GAAGCACGTGGCTGCCAGCTTGGAGCGCTGCTGGCCCCATGGGGTggggtggctgctcctcctgccgcCTAACAAAGCTGTGCAGATAAGTTCCCACGTGGCTCTCTtagttttgttttctatttgGAGCTAACGCTGTCACCATAAAACTAATGCACCTCATTCAGGAATAGAAAGGAATgtatggaaagagaaaaagacccCAGACAGATTTGCTGTCATCTGTAGCTGATGAGTTAAACTTCATTAAGCCCTAACCAGGAGACAGCTTTGAGTAGATGATAGTTTGGAGTTAGAGGTGTACATTCCTACAGAGTAAATCAGAATCTTCTGAAAATCAGGGTGTTTTCCGCAAAGGTAGAGGTTAGGGGATGGTTTGGTTTATGGGaatggtttgggaaattttgagaagaaataaatatgccattacaaacaaaaaagacagcaaAGTCTGGTTCTGTTGTTTACGCTGAGAATAAGCATGTGTTGTCTTTTTGTTGCCTCTTGTTTTCACCATCTTATCTGTCGCAAAAAGCCCTGCTGGAAGTATGAAAGTGATGTGTGTTATGTTGGTTGGAGGGCTTACGTGGCTGCTCAGGTGTTGAAGTTCAAACTAAAGCCTTTTTAtctgtggtgctgctgccatCATTTCTGTTTATTGTGCTAATGAATAAGTATTTCTTCCTCAGCACAAGTTTACACCTCAAGAAGTAGTCAGCTGCCTTTGAAGAGGTTTCTTTGTCCTATGTTTTAACATGTCTCTTCaggtttttgtgtttggttttttgttttttttttttctgtctgcttaCCTGTAGGCAATTTGGATTCACACTTCAAATGTTAGGAGAAGGTGAAATTTGCTAATCAGAATAACTACTAGATTTAAATTTAGTGAatctttggaaataaaaatattcacacTGTTGTTTGTGCCATTACAGAATAACTAAAAATGATTTTAGTATTTTCTGGAGATTACTTCTCTTCTAAAACTTGTGGTGTCCTCTGATGAGGGTATTTGATAAGCAGCTGTGTAAAAGTGTTCGTGGCCTTGAATGTTAGGGAAAGTGTTTATGAAACAATGTCTCTTAAGTAACCTGTGGCCTCAGCCATCTTTGCTACAAGTTACACAACCTCCATTTGCAGAAGGCTGCTGAGACTTCCCATACTCGGAATCACAAGAGTGTGATTTACTGGTTTTGAAGTTCTGCAAACATGATTTACTGGTTTTGAAGTTCTGCAAAACTGTTGTTCCAGTAAGGCACTCCAGCTGTTCCTTACCCAGCTGAAAGCAGCGAGCAAACACCTTGCACAGGCAGCAGTACCAGGGAGATGCTTTCTCTTGGCAAgtggaaaaaaagggaattgaAGCTAGTTGCCAAATTTGCAGAATATCTTTAAATAACAGCAACAAAACTAAATACTCCTTATACTAATAAAGACTGTTTTCCAGTTTTGAAAGAATTGCTTTgaattttttctccccatttcccccaagTCTCTGCATAATTAATTCATGTGTTGCTGTTCTATTGAAACCTTGTGTGAGCTGCAGCAACACACACATAATACTGGAACTGTGTTGTTGGTAGTAAATCTAAAGAAATTGTGTCCTTCATTTTGTTGCTGTTTAGGAGAGTAAGTACTGAAAAGCTTTTACAACTGGATGGAGGAGTAAGGAAAAAGTCCTTTTCTGAGAGCTTGTCACTTACAGGGTGTGCTGTGCTTATATTGAGCCTTATTTTTCACAATATGCTACGTACAAATAAAGTTCTTGGATGGATCCTCAAAGATGCCTTGTTGTTCGTTCTTTTTTGATTTTAAGTTATGTCATGTTGCCTCTTCATTCCAAAATTCAGCAGAAGCTCTTGGGGCTCACTGTGGTGGTGAATAAAGGTAATGATGAGAGCTAGAAAGGTCAAGTtactttgttcttttctttgaaTCCTACACATTCACTGtttatttttaaccttttaactatatttttaaaaaaggttgAATGAAACAAATCCCACCACACACCATGGCTGGAATTTATAAAGATTATTATAAAACCTGCAGCTGCTGACTGATGCAAACTAAATACTGCATCACATATAGTTTTACTGCTAATATCTGGATGCTCCCCATAGTAGAGATGCTATTGAGGGCTTAATTGGAGGTGTTTTTATCTTCACCCAGTGCAAGTTATCTTTTTCATATGCAATGATGTTGCAGTTTTATCATGTTTCATGTAGTAACAGTGAACTGTGGTTTTCAGTTTGTAAACAGCGGACAATTACCAGTTGGTTGGAGAAAAAAGGACCCAAGACAACGGAGTCCGAAAGGTAAAAAGCACAACATAAACTTGTTCAAAAGGTGTTGTTTGAGGGGGCCTGGTGGGAGCTAGAAGTGCCAGTACAGCTGGCTAAATGGAGGCAGCCcaatttctgctgctttccttgCCTTGGCACATGCTCTTGATCACTACAAACAGCTAACTAGTCCCCCACCCATCCTCTCTAAACACCCAAACCCAGACTTATTGCTGGCATAGATTCCTGAAATGTGTCACTGTTGAGGTGAATAAATACATCTGCTCTTGGAAAGCAAAAGATGGGAACACGGAGCAAGGAAAGGCCAAGTGGGAGTGTTGCTTCCAGTAGCAGCCAAAGACTTGATCAGTTTAGTTGTAATACCAGACTATGACTTTGGTCAagttctgctttcatttttgtttgACATAGGACACTAGCAGTTGCAGATTTGCACTGATAGTCTTAACCAACTCACTGTTTTGTTGTTAATTTACAGGCAAAAATCTGTTTTGGTTTGTCTCATTGGACTGCAATTGTAGTTTAAACATGTGCAGTTTGGTTTAATGACAGATTTACAGGTGCTCAAATGTGCATTGAAGCTTATTTTATGAAGGATGTTACAAATTTTTGCTGCTGAATGATACCAGGTAAAGATTGATATTTTTCACTAATGTGGTCTGTCAGGAGTGCACGGCTGCCTTAAAGTTATACTCAAAGAGTTTAGCTGTCTGGTGCAGAGGAATATCAGATATTATTTTTCTGTAGTTGCAGTTGTAAATGtgctggtttatttttctttggtgTTTGCTAATAATTAGAGATCCAAGTCCATAGCAGTGCTAAAAATTCTCTTTAGAGTAATGCTCTTCTATGcccttctccatccctgctgaGAGATTAGAGCCTAGGCAACTTTAGGAAGCACATTTGTTGTGTAAACAGTTCATCTGCCTTTCTATTGCAGTTTACATCAcaattttaatttcagtttctctttGTATTAGATTTAATTTCTCAAGCTGGCAATAGATATTGTCAGTACCTTTAAAGAGTAATTGAACTGGCAGCAGTATCATAACTCGTTTTTGTTCATCAAAATTTGCAGGAATAAACGCATACATGGGAAGGTAAATTACTGTGAAATAAAGCCCTCTAAAatccttttgttttcaaataatcATCCTGTGGATGCACTTCCAAGCTATCATCTCTCCTTATCCTGAGTGGTCTTGTAGAAGAGGACCTGTTaccattcatggagaaagttaaTGCCTTCAGGAATCCATAGTCTATTAAAATGTCCAGTGGCTGAATTTAGGATGGTGTggtaattttatattttcttagtGTTAATGGGAAGCTGGGCAGTGACCACACATACAGAGTTTGGTGTGCTCAGTTTGCATTGGGAGTATACAGTACTGTAACAGTACATTCAGGAGAAGATACTGTCCAGGGTGGTGTATTCACCAAGACTACtcagggcttttttttaaatattcatgtGTCCTCTAAGCAATTTTCTTTATCAGTACACTGACACATAAATTATGTGACACATAAAGtatataaatatgaaattaCTTTCTCACATCTGGTCATACAAAACTCAGTTCATTTCCCTGAGTTATCATTATATATGtattatatgtatatttttatcCTGCGCTGCCTTACATGAAGACAGATCAAGTTGTTTTTCTCTTAGAAACCTCCTTATTTaatgcatattttaatttttattatcagtttgaaatatattttacacTTGAGCTTTTCTATGGAGTTTTTTTGAAGTCATGGGCTGTTTATAAAAGTAAGGAAGTAATAGGAGACTATGGACTGCTGTGGCCTCTTCTTTGATGAATTTGTAGCTCTGAGGGAATGGCCATAAAACCATTGATTTCCTTGCTCATTGTATTTAATGGATAAAAATGAAAGTTATGGAGTACTTTATCACAAtttctaggtttttttttcatctggagAAAATAGCTAAATAATAGCCTCATAATGTTTAGATTTGAAGATAAGATAATGAATGACTGGAATAGATTCCTGAGGTAAGCAGCTGATTGACCATCCTTTGGAGCCTTTAAATGGAAATAGGTTGTTAGTGAGCTACAGTCCTCAGTGCAGTAAAACCTGTTGCTCCTGGTAGTGTTCACTTACAGACTAGAATGAATAAAATCTGTGCTTTCTGTTGTTTGTTATTGTTCCTAAAAATAATATGCTCAGAAATGTCATCTGGAAATAAGACATTGAATTCCCTTACTTCTTTTCCACAGCTTGCACAGCAAAATTAATAACAATACTGAAGCACATCCTAAGATGACTTCCATTAAAAAAGAGAACTTTTGTGAGCATGATGTGAAAAAGCTAGAGAATACTTGTCagcaaaataatacaaaaatatcTGTGGAAGTTGGTGCAAAGCAAGTAAATTTGCCTCAGACAGGCAGCATGTGTAACTGGGAGGCTGAGGAAAAAGATGCAGTCTTAGATACAGATCCTGTGAAGGGGCTGCAGTCTGCAGACTTCTTTAAAAATGCCAACATTGATCAGATGCACAAAACTGGCAAGCAGAGAGGCTGTGAAGAAAGCAGTGCCACTTGGACTCAGAGGAAGTTATCAGCAGGCCGGGCTTCAAAACCAGGAAATTCAAAACCTTCAAAAGACAGCGAGACAGATGGACAGGTGGCTTCATGCAATTCACAGAAGCTGAAGAGTTGCAATTCTGTCTGTTTAACGGGTGAGCAAGAGGAAGGGGATGTAGTTCCAGAAAGTCCACTTTCAGATGCTGGTTGTGATGCCTGTATATCTGATCTTGGAGGTCCTGGGAAACTGAGCAAATGTCAGAGCAGTTCAGGGGACTCACCTGCTTTTGAGAAAGAAAGTGAACCAGAGTCACCGATGGATGTGGATAATTCTAAAAATAGCTGCCATGGGTCAGAGGCTGATGAAGAAACAAGTCCATTTCTGGATGAACGAGAGGAGATTAATATGTCAAAACCCATAAACAAATGTTTTAGAATTCAATATGGGGATGCTGAATTGGAGTCAAGGAAATCACGTTTTTCTGCCAAGGGCTGTGAAAGCTTTGAGGAAGTAGATAATTCTGTTAAAGAGGACACTCTGCATACAAAGGCGCCTGGGatctctcctgctccagcatcAGAATGCAAAGGTGCAAAACAGGGTGTGAAGAGAGACTCCAAAATCACTTCTCACTTCATGAGGATACCTAAAGTTGAGGAGAAAAGGTAGCATTTTGTCAGCCTCTTAATCTGTTTTTTTCATGCTTGGAAATTTCTTCCTTGGTGATAGAGGAGGCTGAATTCTATAGAGTTttgcaaaatgtattttaacatACAAAGACAACTGATGTAAGATTGAAACGACTTATTTTTAATGGGGCtatttgtgggatttttgaAGGATATGTTTGTTCATTCTTATTAGTTAGATCTGCCAAAAATAGTGAATCTGTTTTGTTGAACTGTCAATGCTTTTGATTGAAATAGACATGGGAAAATGCACTTTTGAGAGCAGTTGTAGaggtatttgggttttttgggggatgtttttgattttgggtgggttttttggcttgttttgtttGGCTCTAGTCATAATTTGGGAGAGAGAAGGACTGGTGATTACATTGCAGGAATGGAAACAGGAGCCCTGAGCATGACACAGGACTCTGCATGCCCAGTGTTGGGGAAGGACAAAAGGATAATCTCTGCTCCAAGTCCTTAGATTTCAGTGGGAGCTGAGAAAGTGAATAAGTGTCTAAGGAGTGAACAGACACAAAAGGACTCTGTATTTTGGTATAACATGCAATTCTTTGACTTGACTCAAGTCCTTCATGTAGGGCAAGAAAGTAGTTTTGTACATCTTTACTGGGGTATGGTCCATGGATAAACAGATCCTGTTGGGAAGGAACATGGCTCTGCAGAGGAATACCCTGCTTTGCTAACCCACTGCAGTTCTGGGAAGGGTTTTGTCAGCCTCTAGAGAGGAGTCTTTTGGTAGACATGAACTTGTGTGTCTTGGGGAGGGGAAGGTTGGTGGGGGTGGGAGTTCTCCCCAAATAAAGCTTTGgcctgaggctgcagcaaaGGCTGGCAAATAAACTGACTGCTGTCATTGTAACCCTGGGCTGGAAGTTTGTGTATTTGCCTATCAATTTTTTCtatggaaataaaatatttcaatgcaTTGTATTTTAAcagcaggaaagaaaagtgtGAATTCAAACCCCAGAGGCCAGGAAGGAAGGTTGCTAAATATACACCCCCTCCTCTGCCAAGCAACAAGAAGTGGTTTGGAACCCCGATTGAAGAGATGAGAAGGATGCCGGCGTGTGGGGCCCGTCTGCCTCACCTGCGGCCCTCGGCCAGCCACACCGTCACTGTCAGGGTACAGTCGTGCACTGCCTGGCCAAACCTCTGCCTCTAGGGCTGTCGTGTGCCAGGCCACCTGTCTTGCCACTCCTTGCAAGTGGGGCAACTCATTTCCTGAAAACTGGCTCTTCTGGTGCATAGAATTAGGATAGTAAGATCCAGAGGAAGCATAAAAATGGTTTTGCTGCCTCGGTCTTGTTAGGGGCagggatttttgttttatggGAGGTTGTGAGTGCTTCCATGACTGAGTTGTATACATATCTAAATTCTCAAACTTTACAAGTAAAATTGGTACTTccaacattttcattttaatataattctGGTTTGGATTCAAGACATAACAAAAGGTTCAAGATATGGAAAAGACAAGGAATGAAGCAGAGTTTCTTGCAGTTTTACCAGCGCATTTTAGATCAAATCTGATGAGTTTTCCTTTAATCCTTTGGAGTAGTATGCAATCCAATTATTGTTGAAACAAAACATGACCAGAAAATTATGGGGTGATGGATAAATCCCAACCAAAAGAAAGGCACATTGAGTTGAAATACTTATTCTGAGACTTAGTGTTGCTAGAGGGCTGAATAGCAAATTAAGGCTTTAAGAATGtggtctttttttttacttttctgacGTTCTGTGGAGTAGATTTGAGACATTGCTCTAGCTATAATGATTCCTCATCCCTTTCAGTGTTAGGTTAAAAATACTACTTCTGCACATAACTATGGCTAAATTTGTAAATACATATTGAAAATACTTGGATGAAGATATGTAGATACTTAAATTGATAAATGAGAAAATCTTTAGCTGGTGATTGGAGATACAGCAATTGAATATATTGCCTTTATTTGACTGTTAAGGTGGTATTATTTTCAACAAGTATAATGTAAGATTAACAcgtggatttttttctgagtaGCTATCATGTGGTCAGTTTGTAGCGTTCCCCTTTCCAAAAAGGATGGTTGTAGATGACAGCTTTTTAAACAGTGTTTTTGcttactttttatttcttccactTAAAAACTTGAAAGTAgagtctgatttttttctccccctgtcCTTCTGTGTTACAGGTAGATCTCCTGAGGGAAGGAGAGGTACCTAAACCTTTTCCAACTCACTACAAAGATTTGTGGGACAACAAGCATGTTAAAATGCCCTGCTCAGAACAAAATTTATACCCTGTAGAGGATGAGGTAAGATTAAGTATTTACAGTTGTGTGATCAAATAAGTTGTTTCCACATAGATGAGTTTTCAGTTTACTGCATTTGTTCGATTGTCAGACTGACTATGGAATTAGAAAATCAAATCTGAAAAACTGGATTTTGGGTCATGATGCTTCAGACAGAgcagaagacttttttttttccttgtaattaTTTTACTTAGCCAATGATTTgatgatatatatatatatatttctatactTATATGGAGTGTAACCTTGAACTCCTTATAAATGATATCTTTATTTacttacatatttatatattttgtgtgtgtgaagcAATTTGCAGTTTCAATAGTGAATGAATTTGTAAGCACATTTTGATTGTAATACTCTGTCAGATATTGCTGATAGTGAGGTGTATCTACTAAAACTATTGCAGAGATTAGCCCTACATGCTTTGTTGGTCTGGTatttcttgtcactgcttgagACTTAAACATACCCACTGAAATACTTCAGACTAGGGTGAATATTATCAGTGTGTCCTGTAGTAAAAACTCTATAATGATTATTAATACTAGACTCAGAAACAAAGAATTCTTATAGCCTCTATCAAATACACTCAGTCTTTTCACTTACCAATTTCACATGTGACAGTAAATGTGTCTTTATGATTTGAATAACTTAATTCGACTTTGTTTTGGGCTTTTACTTTAAAGAATGGAGATAGAACTGCTGGAAGTCGATGGGAACTAATCCAAACTGCCTTACTTAACAAATTTACCTGCTCACATGATTTGAAGGTAAGCCTGTCAGTTTGAAATCAAGTCTATATGCATATAAAGACATTCAGGTTGTCTTTATACTGCCAGTGATTCTGGCTTGATTCTGTTTGTGTAGTggcttagaaaaataaattatgaaaaagTCTCTGCTGTTCAAGGGACTTCCTAAAGAATGAAGATTCTTAATGAGTACTAAGTGTTGCCAGTGAATTTATTCAGTTTGTTTAAATGAATTGCCATTTTAAAGCCTATACAAAAGTGTGTTTGTCCAGCAGTATATATCAGTCTGTGGTAAACATAGTGTGAGGGTTTTGTGTAGCCAGATGGCTGGGGATGCACAGGTGAGAGAGTTGGAAATAGTAACTCTTCGCATCAGTTCACTCCACTGAAATCACAATTCAAGCTGCTGACAAAAATCTGTAGATTTTGGAGAGTAATGCTCTTTTGATAACTCTTACAGTTATGTTGGCACAAAGTTTTACAGTAACATGAATATTGATTTGGAGCAGCTTAGAGTTGCTATTTATGTTTTTTTGGTGAAGAATAATGTAATTTAGGGTATACCTgaaaggcagggaaagaggaagATGCAAAAGCTATAGATAAACTTTAAATGAACAAATAAACCTTCCCCAGTAACTGAGGAGACTTCCCTTGATGTTATtttatttggtatttttttcttgtgaattTTTTAAGGGTGGTGTTTTTGTAAAGGGTCTATTTAATTTGCTGTGGTTATGATTTTTTGAGATCCTAAACTGCTTTTATTGGTACTGTTAACAAGAGCAAGCATGGGATGGGGGACATTTATGTTGTTTTTTGGGAGATATGCCTTTCTTATTTTGTGTTaggagaaaaaaccccatagaCTGAAGCTTATTCATTGCTAAACCCAAACCAGAGAGTTCAGTATCAAGGATTTTCTCTAtattaaaagcaaattaaatgttcTGGAGTTTGGTAGGCTCTGTGGCAGGTTTTAGCCACCAGATGGTGCTGTTCCTTCAACAAGGAAATTTCCTAAAACGGTTTTCTGCCATTAATAATTAGCTCTGTTTTGTTGTGCTTCTTCCTTAGGAGGCCATATTGAGGTACAATGTTGCTTATTCCAAGAAATGGGACTTCACAGCTCTTACTGACTTCTGTGAGAAGGTAAAACAAGTTGATTTAAAATAGGAAGAAAAGTAATATGAAAGTCACTATTTTGCCTATATGTCTCAGTGCTTTTGgctttatttccattttcaagAGTAAATGTTTCCAGTTGTCAGCTATCTAAGTGAGCAGCTATTTAGCTGGTAACTTCAGCTGAAACAATAATTATACTTTATAAACtgacttaatttaaaattttgtacATGTAATTTGGGTTCTTCAGTAATATCTAAGCTTCTTGAAGGTAAGGTGAGAAATGCCCTTTTCATGTTTTATGACAACCAGATTTATTAAGAAATCGTGTTAATATTTCCAGTGCaatgtattttgttttaaaccGTGTTGGGCTTTTTTGGTA
Proteins encoded:
- the PARG gene encoding poly(ADP-ribose) glycohydrolase isoform X1, with product MSAGCGREPPRKKARPGPGGPGSQGERQEGPGGSSSATAVGNKVCKQRTITSWLEKKGPKTTESESLHSKINNNTEAHPKMTSIKKENFCEHDVKKLENTCQQNNTKISVEVGAKQVNLPQTGSMCNWEAEEKDAVLDTDPVKGLQSADFFKNANIDQMHKTGKQRGCEESSATWTQRKLSAGRASKPGNSKPSKDSETDGQVASCNSQKLKSCNSVCLTGEQEEGDVVPESPLSDAGCDACISDLGGPGKLSKCQSSSGDSPAFEKESEPESPMDVDNSKNSCHGSEADEETSPFLDEREEINMSKPINKCFRIQYGDAELESRKSRFSAKGCESFEEVDNSVKEDTLHTKAPGISPAPASECKGAKQGVKRDSKITSHFMRIPKVEEKSRKEKCEFKPQRPGRKVAKYTPPPLPSNKKWFGTPIEEMRRMPACGARLPHLRPSASHTVTVRVDLLREGEVPKPFPTHYKDLWDNKHVKMPCSEQNLYPVEDENGDRTAGSRWELIQTALLNKFTCSHDLKEAILRYNVAYSKKWDFTALTDFCEKVLEDAEAQHLFQSILPDMVKLALCLPNICTQPIPLLKQKMNHSITMSQEQISSFLANAFFCTFPRRNAKMKSEYSSYPDINFNRCSGCALTAEMKYKTSVAWDPAHLAAAFKDCHRLFEGRSPRKPEKLKTLFCYFRRVTEKKPTGLVTFTRQCLQEFPDWERSQKKLSRLHVTSEGTIESNGQGMLQVDFANRFVGGGVTGAGLVQEEIRFLINPELIVSRLITEVLDHNECLIITGTEQYSEYTGYAETYRWARSHEDKTPRDEWQRRHTEIVAIDAFHFRRFLDQFGPEKIRRELNKAYCGFSRPNVAPQHLSAIATGNWGCGAFGGDSRLKALIQILAAAEAGRDIVYFTFGDVELMRDIYSMHTFLCEKGQTIGDIYRLLLRYYNEQCRNCSTSGPDVKLYSFIYNTLESYAHSTDDDEEDEEKGLCFED
- the PARG gene encoding poly(ADP-ribose) glycohydrolase isoform X5 codes for the protein MSAGCGREPPRKKARPGPGGPGSQGERQEGPGGSSSATAVGNKVCKQRTITSWLEKKGPKTTESESLHSKINNNTEAHPKMTSIKKENFCEHDVKKLENTCQQNNTKISVEVGAKQVNLPQTGSMCNWEAEEKDAVLDTDPVKGLQSADFFKNANIDQMHKTGKQRGCEESSATWTQRKLSAGRASKPGNSKPSKDSETDGQVASCNSQKLKSCNSVCLTGEQEEGDVVPESPLSDAGCDACISDLGGPGKLSKCQSSSGDSPAFEKESEPESPMDVDNSKNSCHGSEADEETSPFLDEREEINMSKPINKCFRIQYGDAELESRKSRFSAKGCESFEEVDNSVKEDTLHTKAPGISPAPASECKGAKQGVKRDSKITSHFMRIPKVEEKSRKEKCEFKPQRPGRKVAKYTPPPLPSNKKWFGTPIEEMRRMPACGARLPHLRPSASHTVTVRVDLLREGEVPKPFPTHYKDLWDNKHVKMPCSEQNLYPVEDENGDRTAGSRWELIQTALLNKFTCSHDLKEAILRYNVAYSKKWDFTALTDFCEKVLEDAEAQHLFQSILPDMVKLALCLPNICTQPIPLLKQKMNHSITMSQEQISSFLANAFFCTFPRRNAKMKSEYSSYPDINFNRLFEGRSPRKPEKLKTLFCYFRRVTEKKPTGLVTFTRQCLQEFPDWERSQKKLSRLHVTSEGTIESNGQGMLQVDFANRFVGGGVTGAGLVQEEIRFLINPELIVSRLITEVLDHNECLIITGTEQYSEYTGYAETYRWARSHEDKTPRDEWQRRHTEIVAIDAFHFRRFLDQFGPEKIRRELNKAYCGFSRPNVAPQHLSAIATGNWGCGAFGGDSRLKALIQILAAAEAGRDIVYFTFGDVELMRDIYSMHTFLCEKGQTIGDIYRLLLRYYNEQCRNCSTSGPDVKLYSFIYNTLESYAHSTDDDEEDEEKGLCFED
- the PARG gene encoding poly(ADP-ribose) glycohydrolase isoform X2, which gives rise to MSAGCGREPPRKKARPGPGGPGSQGERQEGPGGSSSATAVGNKVCKQRTITSWLEKKGPKTTESESLHSKINNNTEAHPKMTSIKKENFCEHDVKKLENTCQQNNTKISVEVGAKQVNLPQTGSMCNWEAEEKDAVLDTDPVKGLQSADFFKNANIDQMHKTGKQRGCEESSATWTQRKLSAGRASKPGNSKPSKDSETDGQVASCNSQKLKSCNSVCLTGEQEEGDVVPESPLSDAGCDACISDLGGPGKLSKCQSSSGDSPAFEKESEPESPMDVDNSKNSCHGSEADEETSPFLDEREEINMSKPINKCFRIQYGDAELESRKSRFSAKGCESFEEVDNSVKEDTLHTKAPGISPAPASECKGAKQGVKRDSKITSHFMRIPKVEEKRKEKCEFKPQRPGRKVAKYTPPPLPSNKKWFGTPIEEMRRMPACGARLPHLRPSASHTVTVRVDLLREGEVPKPFPTHYKDLWDNKHVKMPCSEQNLYPVEDENGDRTAGSRWELIQTALLNKFTCSHDLKEAILRYNVAYSKKWDFTALTDFCEKVLEDAEAQHLFQSILPDMVKLALCLPNICTQPIPLLKQKMNHSITMSQEQISSFLANAFFCTFPRRNAKMKSEYSSYPDINFNRCSGCALTAEMKYKTSVAWDPAHLAAAFKDCHRLFEGRSPRKPEKLKTLFCYFRRVTEKKPTGLVTFTRQCLQEFPDWERSQKKLSRLHVTSEGTIESNGQGMLQVDFANRFVGGGVTGAGLVQEEIRFLINPELIVSRLITEVLDHNECLIITGTEQYSEYTGYAETYRWARSHEDKTPRDEWQRRHTEIVAIDAFHFRRFLDQFGPEKIRRELNKAYCGFSRPNVAPQHLSAIATGNWGCGAFGGDSRLKALIQILAAAEAGRDIVYFTFGDVELMRDIYSMHTFLCEKGQTIGDIYRLLLRYYNEQCRNCSTSGPDVKLYSFIYNTLESYAHSTDDDEEDEEKGLCFED
- the PARG gene encoding poly(ADP-ribose) glycohydrolase isoform X3, producing MSAGCGREPPRKKARPGPGGPGSQGERQEGPGGSSSATAVGNKVCKQRTITSWLEKKGPKTTESESLHSKINNNTEAHPKMTSIKKENFCEHDVKKLENTCQQNNTKISVEVGAKQVNLPQTGSMCNWEAEEKDAVLDTDPVKGLQSADFFKNANIDQMHKTGKQRGCEESSATWTQRKLSAGRASKPGNSKPSKDSETDGQVASCNSQKLKSCNSVCLTGEQEEGDVVPESPLSDAGCDACISDLGGPGKLSKCQSSSGDSPAFEKESEPESPMDVDNSKNSCHGSEADEETSPFLDEREEINMSKPINKCFRIQYGDAELESRKSRFSAKGCESFEEVDNSVKEDTLHTKAPGISPAPASECKGAKQGVKRDSKITSHFMRIPKVEEKRKEKCEFKPQRPGRKVAKYTPPPLPSNKKWFGTPIEEMRRMPACGARLPHLRPSASHTVTVRVDLLREGEVPKPFPTHYKDLWDNKHVKMPCSEQNLYPVEDENGDRTAGSRWELIQTALLNKFTCSHDLKEAILRYNVAYSKKWDFTALTDFCEKVLEDAEAQHLFQSILPDMVKLALCLPNICTQPIPLLKQKMNHSITMSQEQISSFLANAFFCTFPRRNAKMKSEYSSYPDINFNRLFEGRSPRKPEKLKTLFCYFRRVTEKKPTGLVTFTRQCLQEFPDWERSQKKLSRLHVTSEGTIESNGQGMLQVDFANRFVGGGVTGAGLVQEEIRFLINPELIVSRLITEVLDHNECLIITGTEQYSEYTGYAETYRWARSHEDKTPRDEWQRRHTEIVAIDAFHFRRFLDQFGPEKIRRELNKAYCGFSRPNVAPQHLSAIATGNWGCGAFGGDSRLKALIQILAAAEAGRDIVYFTFGDVELMRDIYSMHTFLCEKGQTIGDIYRLLLRYYNEQCRNCSTSGPDVKLYSFIYNTLESYAHSTDDDEEDEEKGLCFED
- the PARG gene encoding poly(ADP-ribose) glycohydrolase isoform X4, producing MTSIKKENFCEHDVKKLENTCQQNNTKISVEVGAKQVNLPQTGSMCNWEAEEKDAVLDTDPVKGLQSADFFKNANIDQMHKTGKQRGCEESSATWTQRKLSAGRASKPGNSKPSKDSETDGQVASCNSQKLKSCNSVCLTGEQEEGDVVPESPLSDAGCDACISDLGGPGKLSKCQSSSGDSPAFEKESEPESPMDVDNSKNSCHGSEADEETSPFLDEREEINMSKPINKCFRIQYGDAELESRKSRFSAKGCESFEEVDNSVKEDTLHTKAPGISPAPASECKGAKQGVKRDSKITSHFMRIPKVEEKSRKEKCEFKPQRPGRKVAKYTPPPLPSNKKWFGTPIEEMRRMPACGARLPHLRPSASHTVTVRVDLLREGEVPKPFPTHYKDLWDNKHVKMPCSEQNLYPVEDENGDRTAGSRWELIQTALLNKFTCSHDLKEAILRYNVAYSKKWDFTALTDFCEKVLEDAEAQHLFQSILPDMVKLALCLPNICTQPIPLLKQKMNHSITMSQEQISSFLANAFFCTFPRRNAKMKSEYSSYPDINFNRCSGCALTAEMKYKTSVAWDPAHLAAAFKDCHRLFEGRSPRKPEKLKTLFCYFRRVTEKKPTGLVTFTRQCLQEFPDWERSQKKLSRLHVTSEGTIESNGQGMLQVDFANRFVGGGVTGAGLVQEEIRFLINPELIVSRLITEVLDHNECLIITGTEQYSEYTGYAETYRWARSHEDKTPRDEWQRRHTEIVAIDAFHFRRFLDQFGPEKIRRELNKAYCGFSRPNVAPQHLSAIATGNWGCGAFGGDSRLKALIQILAAAEAGRDIVYFTFGDVELMRDIYSMHTFLCEKGQTIGDIYRLLLRYYNEQCRNCSTSGPDVKLYSFIYNTLESYAHSTDDDEEDEEKGLCFED